A single Oryza brachyantha chromosome 8, ObraRS2, whole genome shotgun sequence DNA region contains:
- the LOC102702777 gene encoding ATP-dependent Clp protease adapter protein CLPS1, chloroplastic, producing the protein MEVAVPSRVALSARRLSGSGHHHHHAVAGEIYSIYRGRCPNPAIPMALAAAAPGKGGGVLDRPIEKVTPGRQSEFDVKKSRKMSPPYRVLLHNDNYNRREYVVQVLMKVIPGMTVDNAVNIMQEAHVNGLSVVIICSQLEAEEHCTSLRGNGLRSSIEPASGGC; encoded by the exons ATGGAGGTGGCCGTGCCCAGCCGCGTCGCGCTCTCCGCGAGACGGCTCTCCGGctccggccaccaccaccaccacgcggTGGCAG GAGAAATATATTCCATTTACAGGGGAAGGTGCCCAAACCCTGCCATTCCTATGGCTCTGGCAGCAGCTGCACCAGGCAAAGGTGGTGGTGTGCTTGATCGGCCAATAGAGAAAGTTACTCCTGGCCGCCAGTCTGAATTCGATGTGAA AAAATCCCGAAAAATGTCACCTCCATACCGTGTGCTCCTCCACAACGACAACTACAACAGGCGCGAGTATGTCGTCCAAGTCCTGATGAAAGTCATACCCGGGATGACCGTCGACAACGCCGTCAACATCATGCAGGAGGCTCATGTAAACGGATTGTCAGTTGTGATCATCTGCTCTCAGTTGGAGGCAGAGGAGCACTGCACGTCGCTCAGGGGCAATGGCCTCCGGAGCTCGATTGAACCCGCGAGTGGTGGCTGCTGA
- the LOC102703057 gene encoding transcription factor bHLH30-like yields GGGVAGHHQYGLFGMEPPPPPPMMMQMGGGSSSSRVVSGLLGTLQAELGRMTAKDIMDAKALAATRSHSEAERRRRQRINGHLAKLRSLLPNTTKTDKASLLAEVIEHVKELKRQTSAIMDAAAGDQEASAAQTTTMMMLPSEADELAVDAVADEGAGGRLVARASLCCEDRADLIPDIARALAALRLRARRAEIATLGGRVRSVLLIAAVEEEEEEADDGSDDDYRRDGGVGGDDDGNYGDDGCVVAASHRRHELVASIQEALRGVMDRKAASSDTSSSSGGGGSIKRQRMISAHEQGSF; encoded by the exons ggtggcggcgtggcgggGCATCATCAGTACGGGTTGTTCGGgatggagccgccgccgccgccgccgatgatgATGCAGATGGGCGGgggttcgtcgtcgtcgagggtGGTGTCCGGCCTGCTCGGGACGCTCCAGGCGGAGCTAGGGAGGATGACGGCCAAGGATATCATGGACGCCAAGGCGCTGGCGGCGACGCGCAGCCACAGCGaggccgagcgccgccgccggcagcgcatCAACGGCCACCTCGCCAAGCTCCGCAGCCTCCTCCCCAACACCACCAAG ACGGACAAGGCGTCACTGCTGGCCGAGGTGATCGAGCACGTGAAGGAGCTGAAGCGGCAGACGTCGGCGATCAtggacgccgcggcgggggatcaggaggcgtcggcggcgcagacgacgacgatgatgatgCTGCCCTCGGAGGCCGACGAGCTGGCGGTGGACGCCGTGGCGGACGAGGGAGCGGGAGGGAGGCTCGTGGCGCGGGCCTCGCTGTGCTGCGAGGACCGCGCCGACCTCATCCCGGACATCgcccgcgcgctcgccgcgctccggctgcgcgcgcgccgcgccgagatCGCCACGCTCGGCGGGCGCGTCCGCAGCGTGCTCCTCATCGCCgcggtcgaggaggaggaggaagaggcagACGACGGAAGCGACGACGACTATCGCCGTGACGGTggtgtcggcggcgacgacgacggcaactacggcgacgacgggtgtgtcgtcgccgcctcgcacCGGAGGCACGAGCTCGTCGCGTCGATCCAGGAGGCGCTGCGCGGCGTCATGGACCGCAAGGCGGCGAGCAGCGACACATCCTCgtcaagcggcggcggcgggagcatCAAGAGGCAACGCATGATCAGTGCCCATGAGCAAGGTTCTTTTTAG
- the LOC102703329 gene encoding GDT1-like protein 5 → MAPSLLGGFTKSLAMTVLSEIGDKTFFAAAILAMRHPRKLVLAGCLTSLTVMTILSVSLGWVAPNLISRKWTHHVTTLLFIVFGILSLWEGFKEDGDSEELAEVEAELDADFKSNKAESKNKSKVNDDAKKKQRPFVLQFFSPIFIKAFSITFFGEWGDKSQIATIGLAADENPFGVVLGGVMAQALCTTAAVMGGKSLASQISEKMVGLSSGVLFLLFGIMSYLSGPEGEL, encoded by the exons atggCGCCGTCTCTGCTCGGG GGGTTCACCAAGTCGCTGGCCATGACCGTGCTCTCGGAGATCGGCGACAAGAccttcttcgccgccgcg ATTTTGGCTATGCGCCATCCCCGGAAGCTCGTCCTTGCTGGCTGTCTCACTTCATTAACA GTGATGACAATTCTATCAGTTTCACTTGGTTGGGTTGCGCCAAATCTG ATATCACGTAAATGGACTCATCATGTGACCACTCTGCTGTTCATTGTGTTTGGCATTTTGTCATTGTGGGAAGGCTTCAAAGAAGATGG AGATTCAGAAGAATTGGCTGAAGTGGAAGCTGAGCTG GATGCTGACTTCAAAAGCAACAAAGCagaatccaaaaataaatctaag GTTAATGATGATGCAAAGAAGAAGCAAAGACCATTTGTTTTGCAGTTCTTCTCACCAATTTTTATAAAG GCATTTTCCATTACATTCTTTGGAGAGTGGGGTGATAAGAGCCAA ATTGCTACTATTGGCTTGGCTGCCGATGAAAACCCATTCGGTGTTGTCCTGGGAGGAGTCAT GGCGCAAGCACTCTGCACTACTGCTGCTGTTATGGGAGGAAAAAGCTTGGCCTCTCAAATATCTGAAAAAATG GTCGGATTGTCCAGCGGAGTGCTATTCCTGCTGTTTGGTATTATGTCATACCTTTCAGGACCAGAAGGAGAGCTGTAA